The Apodemus sylvaticus chromosome 22, mApoSyl1.1, whole genome shotgun sequence genome includes a region encoding these proteins:
- the Fbxo24 gene encoding LOW QUALITY PROTEIN: F-box only protein 24 (The sequence of the model RefSeq protein was modified relative to this genomic sequence to represent the inferred CDS: deleted 2 bases in 1 codon) has protein sequence MVWERQRGRTWGLGSQGAWRDEGRSREGPVRMVRRSRRQKLKTLTRLCRQEEGLRVKRSCPSCGLEAGGEKKERGNPISVQLFPPELVEHIVSFLPVKDVVALGQTCHYFHEVCDAEGVWRRICRRLSPRIRDQGAGARPWKRAAILNYTKGLYFQAFGGRRRCLSKSVAPMLAHGYRRFLPTKDHVFILDYVGTLFFLKNALVSSTLGQIQWKRACRYVVLCRGAKDFASDPRCDTVYRKYLYVLATREQPAVVGATGSRACDCVEVYLQSSGQRVFKMTFHHSMSFKQIVLVGQETQRALLLLTEEGKIYSLVVNETQLDQPRSYTVQLALRKVSRCLPHLRVTCMASNQSSTLYITDQGGVYFEVHTPGVYRDLFGTLQAFDPLDHQMPLALSLPAKVLFCALGYNHLGLVDEFGRIFMQGNNRYGQLGTGDKMDRGEPTQVHYLQRPIALWCGLNHSLVLSQTSDFNKELLGCGCGAGGRLPGWPKGSASFVKLHIKVPLCACSLCSTRECLYMLSSHDIEQCPAYRDLPASRVGGSPEPSQGAGAPQDPGGTAQACEEYLSQIHSCPTLQDRMEKMKEIVGWMPLMAAQKDFFWEALDMLQRAAAGGVPGTSTPES, from the exons ATGGTGTGGGAAAGGCAGCGGGGACGG ACCTGGGGCCTGGGCAGccaaggggcctggagagatgagggCAGGAGCAGGGAGGGGCCAGTCAGGATGGTGAGGAGAAGCCGGaggcagaagctgaaaacattgACCAGGCTGTGCAGACAGGAGGAGGGGCTCAGG GTGAAACGCAGCTGTCCTTCTTGTGGCCTGGAGGCTGGGGgcgaaaagaaggaaagagggaaccCGATTTCTGTTCAGTTGTTCCCCCCAGAGCTG GTAGAGCACATTGTCTCCTTCCTCCCAGTCAAAGACGTGGTCGCCCTAGGCCAGACCTGCCACTACTTCCACGAAGTGTGCGACGCGGAGGGCGTGTGGAGGCGCATCTGTCGGAGGCTCAGCCCACGGATCCGTGACCAGGGTGCCGGTGCCCGGCCCTGGAAGAGAGCTGCAATTCTTAACT ATACAAAGGGCCTGTATTTCCAGGCATTTGGAGGACGCCGCCGATGTCTCAGCAAGAGTGTGGCCCCTATGCTAGCCCATGGCTACCGCCGCTTCTTACCCACGAAGGACCATGTGTTCATTCTTGACTATGTGgggaccctcttcttcctcaaaAACGCTCTGGTCTCCTCCACGCTTGGCCAGATCCAGTGGAAGCGGGCCTGTCGCTACGTGGTATTGTGTCGAGGCGCCAAGGAT TTTGCGTCCGACCCGAGATGTGACACGGTTTACCGGAAGTACCTCTATGTTTTGGCTACCCGGGAACAGCCGGCCGTGGTGGGCGCCACCGGTAGCCGGGCCTGCGACTGTGTGGAGGTTTATCTGCAGTCCAGCGGGCAGCGAGTCTTCAAGATGACCTTCCACCACTCCATGAGCTTCAAGCAGATCGTGCTGGTTGGCCAGGAGACCCAGCGGGCCCTACTGCTCCTCACAG aGGAAGGTAAGATCTACTCCTTGGTGGTGAATGAGACCCAACTGGACCAGCCACGCTCCTATACCGTGCAGCTGGCCCTCCGGAAGGTGTCTCGATGCCTGCCTCACCTGCGGGTGACCTGCATGGCTTCCAACCAGAGCAGCACCCTCTACATCACGG ACCAGGGGGGAGTGTATTTTGAGGTGCATACCCCAGGGGTGTATCGTGATCTCTTTGGGACCCTTCAAGCCTTTGACCCTCTGGACCACCAGATGCCACTGGCTCTCTCCCTGCCTGCCAAG GTCCTCTTCTGTGCTCTCGGCTACAATCATCTTGGCCTGGTAGATGAATTTGGCCGGATCTTTATGCAGGGAAATAACAGATACGGGCAGCTGGGAACTGGAGACAAAATGGACCGAGGGGAACCCACACAG gttCATTATCTGCAGCGCCCCATCGCCCTGTGGTGTGGCCTCAACCATTCCTTGGTGCTGAGTCAGACCTCGGATTTCAACAAGGAGCTGCTGGGGTGCGGATGCGGGGCCGGAGGCCGTCTTCCGGGCTGGCCCAAGGGCAGTGCCTCCTTTGTCAAGCTGCACATCAAG GTCCCCTTGTGtgcctgctccctctgctccacCAGAGAGTGTCTCTATATGCTGTCCAGCCACGACATCGAACAGTGCCCTGCCTATCGAGACCTGCCCGCCAGCAGGGTGGGGGGAAGCCCTGAACCCAGCCAGGGGGCTGGAGCCCCCCAAGACCCCGGGGGAACAGCGCAGGCCTGTGAGGAGTATCTCAGCCAGATCCACAGTTGCCCCACGTTACAGGACCGAATGGAGAAGATGAAGGAGATTGTGGGCTGGATGCCCTTGATGGCCGCCCAGAAAGATTTCTTCTGGGAAGCACTGGACATGCTGCAGAGGGCTGCTGCCGGGGGTGTCCCAGGCACCTCCACCCCTGAGAGCTGA